A window from Caulobacter sp. X encodes these proteins:
- a CDS encoding DUF3088 family protein: MAKDTLYLLKPHFEKDGAQRFCPDCAMMEGYLATYPALRETLEIVYVDYLRPRAALVERLGEGHQNAPTLILAEASADAGPHGEIHSANGLSFLTDARPITRYLAAKHGLAAPL; this comes from the coding sequence ATGGCCAAGGACACGCTCTATCTGCTGAAGCCGCATTTCGAAAAGGACGGCGCCCAGCGTTTCTGCCCCGACTGCGCGATGATGGAGGGGTATCTGGCGACCTATCCCGCGCTGCGCGAGACGCTGGAGATCGTCTATGTCGACTACCTCCGCCCGCGCGCGGCCCTGGTCGAGCGGCTGGGCGAAGGCCACCAGAACGCCCCGACCCTGATCCTGGCGGAAGCCTCGGCCGACGCCGGCCCGCACGGCGAGATTCACTCCGCGAACGGCCTGTCGTTCCTGACCGACGCGCGGCCGATCACGCGCTATCTGGCAGCCAAGCACGGCCTCGCCGCGCCGCTCTAG